A genomic window from Luteolibacter sp. LG18 includes:
- a CDS encoding ABC-F family ATP-binding cassette domain-containing protein, translating into MKLGTRPVRPYIRAVLSIHKLTKTLGGRTLLRGAEMTINWGERVALVGPNGAGKSTLFRMILGEDSQDEGTIERDEYAITGYLEQEAGDPGDETILEIAMGITPEMVNILRTMREHEAKNDHGHPDYAAAQDQFTHLNGYQLEPKAKKILAGLGYKETDFHKPAREYSGGWIMRAYLARLLVMEPDLLMLDEPTNHLDLLSLLWLQRYLRNYSGAVLMISHDRDFMDELVESVVEIDPDAAKLITYTGNYSSYLEQREQRYEQQLQAYRNQQKEIEATQEFIDRFRQVTSKAAQVQSRVKQLEKLERIEKPRAPRKPFKFAFPQPQRSNQKVMDLQKVSQAYGEKQIYKDLDLTLERGEKIVLVGPNGAGKSTLIKILAGVLPINGGKRDVGYATKLGYYSQHRSEALNEDNTVLEEVMSSCPTLREDEARSILGSFLFRRTDVEKRCGVLSGGEKSRLNLVKFLTDPPNLLLMDEPTTHLDILSIDSLVNALKNYEGTLVFISHDVHFIRTLAETTLHINNGTVTRYAGGYDYFLEKSGLNDDRGAVTA; encoded by the coding sequence TTGAAACTTGGCACCCGCCCCGTCCGGCCCTACATCCGCGCCGTGCTCAGCATTCACAAGCTCACCAAGACCCTCGGCGGACGCACCCTGCTCCGTGGAGCCGAGATGACCATCAACTGGGGCGAACGCGTCGCCCTCGTCGGTCCGAACGGCGCCGGCAAATCGACCCTCTTCCGCATGATCCTCGGCGAGGACAGCCAGGACGAAGGCACGATCGAGCGCGATGAATACGCCATCACCGGCTACCTGGAACAGGAAGCGGGCGACCCGGGCGATGAGACCATCCTGGAGATCGCCATGGGCATCACCCCGGAGATGGTGAACATCCTCCGCACCATGCGCGAGCACGAGGCGAAGAACGACCACGGCCACCCGGACTACGCCGCCGCCCAGGACCAGTTCACCCACCTCAACGGCTACCAGCTCGAACCGAAGGCGAAGAAGATCCTCGCCGGCCTCGGCTACAAGGAGACCGATTTCCACAAGCCCGCCCGCGAGTATTCCGGCGGCTGGATCATGCGCGCCTACCTCGCCCGCCTCCTCGTCATGGAGCCGGATCTCCTGATGCTGGACGAGCCGACGAACCACCTCGACCTGCTCTCCCTGCTCTGGCTCCAGCGTTACCTGCGGAACTACTCCGGCGCGGTGCTGATGATTTCCCACGACCGCGACTTCATGGACGAACTCGTCGAGAGCGTCGTCGAGATCGACCCGGACGCCGCCAAGCTCATCACCTACACCGGCAACTACTCCAGCTACCTCGAACAGCGCGAGCAGCGCTACGAGCAGCAGCTCCAAGCCTACCGGAACCAGCAGAAGGAAATCGAGGCGACCCAGGAATTCATCGACCGTTTCCGCCAGGTCACCTCGAAGGCCGCCCAGGTCCAGAGCCGTGTAAAGCAGCTTGAGAAGCTGGAGCGCATCGAGAAGCCGCGCGCCCCGCGCAAGCCCTTCAAGTTCGCCTTCCCGCAGCCGCAGCGTTCGAACCAGAAGGTCATGGACCTCCAGAAGGTTTCCCAAGCCTACGGCGAGAAGCAGATCTACAAGGACCTCGATCTCACGCTGGAACGCGGCGAGAAGATCGTGCTCGTCGGCCCGAACGGCGCGGGCAAGTCCACCCTCATCAAGATCCTCGCCGGCGTGCTGCCGATCAATGGCGGCAAGCGCGACGTCGGCTACGCCACCAAGCTCGGCTACTACTCGCAGCACCGCTCCGAGGCCCTCAACGAGGACAACACCGTACTGGAGGAAGTGATGTCCTCCTGCCCGACCCTCCGCGAGGACGAGGCCCGCTCGATCCTCGGCTCCTTCCTCTTCCGCCGCACCGACGTGGAAAAGCGCTGCGGCGTCCTCTCCGGGGGTGAGAAATCGCGACTGAACCTCGTGAAGTTCCTCACCGACCCGCCGAACCTGCTGCTGATGGACGAGCCGACCACCCACTTGGACATCCTCTCCATCGACTCGCTGGTCAACGCGCTCAAGAACTACGAGGGCACCCTGGTCTTCATCTCCCACGACGTGCACTTCATCCGCACCCTCGCGGAAACCACCCTGCACATCAACAACGGCACCGTCACCCGTTACGCCGGCGGCTACGACTACTTCCTCGAGAAGAGCGGCCTCAATGACGACCGCGGCGCGGTGACGGCCTGA
- a CDS encoding YHYH protein, whose protein sequence is MKASLATAILGFTTLAAHADPQLTSWITAYSSKYARIHRTDAEKLAGTTYTTWTNGRNTQSQPVYCGIQTITYSASWIYFNSSDLGPYTMGPWYDNAARTTEFVNLPVNQNLNYRIPRTSTLTTPPATKSNTKGMEDSIGFYVDGVSMFDPTDGFSYSNGTEASPGTGQWHRDAYFNEGITFDPGNTHQQNTGKYHNHANPIALRYLLGDHVDFNSATKTYSESAAAPTKHSPIIGWMRDGYPVYGPNGYSSALDPNSGIRRMVGGFVKRDGATTGVDNITNTGRSLPAWATRNNGNISATGPAVSTTYPLGRYNEDWAYLGDLYKAGSTKYAQGTDFDLNEYNVRYCVTPEFPGGTYAYFLCLNAAGVPQFPYNSTLYFFGNPTGGTATASETVTSYFSNGGANLVEKAASPAVNGGNGNVTLTWTSVEGGTYKVDASDDLLAWTTLTSAQAAASAAINTSYVESGAANDHPKRFYRVTRTALASYDGGTGTGTGTGTGSTGTGTATDGLATVSPASGTHGTQATLTVTMNNSYNPAPPPVNVQPTSATLTRTGATTITASSYTRNTTTGVVTLVFNLPANATGTYALNVTFGPNMWSMASGFTVN, encoded by the coding sequence ATGAAAGCTTCCCTCGCCACCGCCATCCTCGGTTTCACCACGCTGGCCGCCCATGCCGATCCGCAGCTCACCTCGTGGATCACGGCGTATTCCTCGAAATACGCCCGCATCCACCGCACGGACGCCGAGAAGCTCGCCGGCACCACCTACACCACCTGGACGAACGGGCGGAACACGCAGAGCCAGCCGGTCTACTGCGGTATCCAGACGATCACCTATTCCGCGAGCTGGATCTATTTCAACAGCTCCGACCTCGGTCCCTACACGATGGGGCCGTGGTATGACAACGCGGCCCGCACCACCGAGTTCGTCAATCTGCCGGTGAACCAGAACCTGAACTACCGGATTCCTCGTACTTCCACGCTCACGACGCCTCCCGCGACCAAGTCGAACACCAAGGGCATGGAGGATTCCATCGGCTTCTACGTGGACGGCGTGTCCATGTTCGATCCGACGGACGGGTTCTCCTACTCCAATGGCACCGAGGCCAGCCCCGGCACCGGCCAGTGGCACCGGGATGCATATTTCAACGAGGGCATCACCTTCGATCCCGGCAACACCCACCAGCAGAACACCGGCAAGTATCACAACCACGCCAATCCGATCGCCCTGCGCTACCTGCTGGGCGACCACGTCGATTTCAACTCCGCCACCAAGACCTACTCGGAATCCGCCGCCGCGCCGACCAAGCACTCGCCGATCATCGGCTGGATGCGTGACGGCTATCCGGTCTACGGGCCGAACGGATACTCCAGCGCGCTGGATCCGAACAGCGGCATCCGCCGGATGGTCGGCGGCTTCGTGAAACGGGATGGGGCCACCACCGGTGTGGACAACATCACGAACACCGGCCGGTCGCTCCCTGCCTGGGCCACCCGCAACAACGGCAACATCTCCGCCACCGGCCCGGCCGTTTCCACCACCTATCCGCTGGGCCGCTACAACGAGGACTGGGCCTACCTCGGTGATCTCTACAAGGCGGGCTCCACGAAATACGCGCAGGGCACCGACTTCGACCTCAATGAATACAACGTCCGCTACTGCGTGACCCCGGAGTTCCCCGGCGGCACCTACGCCTACTTCCTGTGCCTGAATGCCGCGGGTGTGCCGCAGTTCCCCTACAACTCGACGCTCTACTTCTTCGGCAATCCCACCGGCGGCACCGCGACGGCATCGGAAACCGTGACCTCCTACTTCAGCAACGGCGGCGCGAACCTCGTGGAAAAAGCCGCCTCGCCGGCGGTGAACGGTGGCAATGGAAACGTGACCCTCACCTGGACCAGCGTGGAAGGCGGCACCTACAAGGTGGACGCCAGCGATGACCTGCTGGCGTGGACGACCCTCACCTCCGCCCAGGCGGCGGCCAGCGCGGCGATCAACACCAGCTACGTCGAGAGCGGTGCGGCCAACGATCATCCGAAGCGCTTCTACCGCGTTACCCGCACCGCGCTCGCCAGCTACGACGGCGGCACGGGCACTGGGACCGGAACTGGAACCGGGAGCACTGGAACAGGAACCGCCACCGACGGTCTCGCCACGGTCTCGCCCGCCAGCGGCACCCACGGGACCCAAGCCACGCTCACGGTGACGATGAACAACTCCTACAACCCGGCTCCGCCGCCTGTGAACGTACAGCCGACTTCGGCCACGCTGACCCGCACCGGCGCGACCACGATCACGGCTAGCAGTTACACGCGAAACACCACCACCGGCGTGGTCACCCTCGTTTTTAATCTCCCCGCCAATGCCACCGGCACCTACGCCCTGAACGTCACCTTCGGCCCGAACATGTGGTCGATGGCCAGCGGTTTCACGGTGAATTGA
- a CDS encoding response regulator transcription factor has translation MRVLVVEDEPDLLGTLVQAMREEGHAVDEAADGEEALYKAIEWDYDAIILDVMLPRLDGFEVLKRLRAKKKTPVLMLTARTKVNDRIHGLDSGADDYILKPVDLEELAARVRALIRRSQGDASHLVRVGDVEVDTSARKASKAGQAVPLTGREYALLEFMVSRRGKIVSRTDLYEHLHDENDTPMSNLVDVHVFNLRKKFGSTFITTLRGQGYSIEA, from the coding sequence ATGCGAGTGCTTGTTGTTGAAGATGAACCGGACCTCCTCGGCACCCTGGTCCAGGCGATGAGGGAGGAAGGCCATGCCGTGGACGAGGCCGCCGATGGCGAGGAAGCCCTCTACAAGGCCATCGAGTGGGACTACGACGCCATCATCCTGGACGTGATGCTGCCCCGCCTCGACGGCTTCGAGGTACTCAAGCGCCTGCGTGCGAAAAAGAAGACCCCGGTGCTGATGCTCACCGCCCGCACCAAAGTGAACGACCGCATCCACGGCCTCGACAGCGGCGCGGACGATTACATCCTGAAACCGGTGGATCTCGAGGAGCTCGCCGCCCGGGTCCGCGCCCTGATCCGCCGCTCGCAGGGTGATGCCAGCCACCTGGTTCGCGTCGGCGATGTCGAGGTCGACACCTCCGCCCGCAAGGCCAGCAAGGCCGGACAAGCCGTGCCCCTCACCGGCCGCGAGTACGCGCTGCTGGAGTTCATGGTGTCCCGCCGCGGCAAGATCGTGAGCCGCACCGACCTCTACGAACACCTCCACGACGAGAACGACACGCCGATGTCCAACCTCGTGGACGTCCACGTGTTCAACCTCCGGAAAAAATTCGGCTCCACCTTCATCACCACCCTCCGCGGCCAGGGCTACAGCATCGAGGCATGA
- the truA gene encoding tRNA pseudouridine(38-40) synthase TruA yields the protein MVRSRLGPERRRHFGMGKSLWAWFEVRVDALKFKLTLAFDGAAYQGWQSQRSGKGVQDFLEAALAKLFPSAPRVQGSSRTDAGVHAFGMVAHFEIPPDEFKMPARHLVLSINACLPDDIRVRSAVKADPSFNARFDATGKQYRYHVWNHAVMNPLLRSQAWHVPRSLDLEAMREAAALFVGRHDFRSFTANRGDVLEDAVRTLTRCEVKRSGSKVTFTIEGEGFLYKMCRGIVGTLVQIGNGKYPPGEVKAMLAREDRRVAGMNAPAHGLVLWKVFYGPESH from the coding sequence ATGGTGAGATCGCGCCTTGGTCCGGAGCGTCGGCGGCACTTCGGCATGGGCAAGAGCTTGTGGGCGTGGTTTGAAGTCCGTGTGGACGCCCTGAAATTCAAACTCACCCTCGCCTTCGACGGCGCCGCCTACCAAGGCTGGCAGTCGCAGCGCTCGGGGAAAGGCGTGCAGGATTTTCTGGAGGCTGCGCTGGCCAAGTTGTTCCCGAGCGCCCCGCGGGTCCAGGGATCGAGCCGCACCGATGCGGGCGTGCATGCCTTCGGGATGGTCGCGCATTTCGAGATCCCGCCGGATGAGTTCAAGATGCCCGCGCGGCATCTGGTGCTCTCTATCAATGCCTGCCTGCCGGACGACATCCGGGTGAGGTCGGCGGTGAAGGCGGATCCGTCGTTCAACGCCCGCTTTGACGCGACCGGCAAGCAGTACCGCTACCATGTCTGGAACCACGCGGTGATGAATCCGCTGTTGCGATCGCAAGCGTGGCATGTGCCGCGTTCCTTGGACCTTGAGGCGATGCGCGAGGCTGCCGCGCTTTTCGTGGGCCGCCACGATTTCCGTTCGTTCACCGCGAACCGCGGCGACGTGCTGGAGGACGCGGTGCGGACGCTCACCCGCTGCGAGGTGAAGCGCTCGGGCTCCAAGGTCACCTTCACGATCGAAGGCGAGGGGTTCCTCTACAAGATGTGCCGCGGCATCGTGGGCACGCTGGTGCAGATCGGTAACGGCAAGTATCCGCCGGGAGAGGTGAAGGCGATGCTTGCCAGAGAGGACCGCCGCGTGGCCGGAATGAATGCGCCGGCGCACGGGCTGGTGTTGTGGAAGGTGTTCTACGGACCGGAGTCGCACTGA
- a CDS encoding serine hydrolase domain-containing protein has product MQTRRDWLKLTGAGLFSSLVGAVPAWGASGGGVAGLQQVATRNGAKGWALWEGRSKVASWNADERSGSLSITKTLAGLAVTKAVSQGKVSLDEPLYLTLTEWKGDAAKQRITPRMLLQQVSGLENGGNALYRATVPDKGKSALALRVVNSPGTFFRYGASHWEVLAEYLNRRLGGGNALEKHLTRHVLGAIGLDSPEWRSDLKGRFYLSTGTKLTVEDLGRLGRTLSHLLRGESADGFDAGVFANVTRPSAANPMFGGGLWRNVQVQRGGVHGIEVEDSIEPAPASGFWAGACLSTQHPADLVALVGSSGQRVFIWPSKNRVFARLGGSRSWKDRPLLETLA; this is encoded by the coding sequence ATGCAGACACGTCGTGACTGGTTGAAACTCACGGGAGCCGGACTTTTCAGCTCGCTGGTCGGGGCCGTTCCGGCGTGGGGCGCGTCCGGCGGGGGAGTCGCCGGGCTCCAGCAGGTGGCCACCCGCAACGGGGCCAAGGGCTGGGCGCTGTGGGAAGGCCGGTCGAAGGTGGCGAGCTGGAATGCCGACGAACGCAGCGGCTCGCTCAGCATCACGAAGACCCTCGCCGGGCTGGCGGTGACCAAGGCCGTGTCGCAGGGCAAGGTGTCGCTTGATGAACCGCTCTACCTCACGCTCACGGAGTGGAAGGGCGACGCGGCCAAGCAGCGGATCACCCCGCGGATGCTGCTGCAGCAGGTTTCCGGGCTCGAAAACGGCGGCAACGCCCTCTACCGGGCCACCGTGCCGGACAAGGGCAAGAGCGCGCTGGCGCTGCGGGTGGTGAACTCACCCGGCACGTTTTTCCGCTACGGTGCGTCCCATTGGGAGGTGCTGGCGGAGTATCTCAACCGGCGTCTCGGTGGTGGCAATGCGCTCGAAAAGCATCTCACCCGCCACGTCCTGGGGGCCATCGGTCTCGATTCGCCGGAGTGGCGGTCCGATCTGAAAGGGCGCTTCTATCTCTCGACCGGCACGAAACTCACGGTGGAGGACCTTGGTCGGCTCGGCCGGACCTTGTCCCACCTGCTGCGTGGCGAGAGCGCGGATGGCTTCGATGCCGGGGTGTTCGCGAACGTCACCCGGCCCTCGGCCGCGAATCCGATGTTCGGCGGCGGCCTGTGGCGGAATGTCCAGGTCCAGCGTGGCGGCGTCCACGGCATCGAGGTCGAGGATTCGATCGAGCCCGCACCGGCGAGCGGTTTCTGGGCAGGCGCGTGCCTGTCCACCCAACACCCGGCGGATCTGGTGGCCCTCGTCGGTTCGTCCGGCCAGCGGGTGTTCATCTGGCCCTCGAAGAACCGGGTGTTCGCGCGCCTCGGCGGTTCCCGGAGCTGGAAGGACCGGCCGTTGCTGGAAACGCTGGCGTAA
- a CDS encoding MbnP family protein: MKTLSLLFTAILAGLNCAEAQHRLDVEVLPCFGPAPLAFDTLGLETGTRRSVSVTRCDLLLSAAALQREDGGWIGVEKWSAYLGLRDGRNHFALVNAPDGKFTRLRFHIGVPPQINHGDPSRYPPRHPLNPLVNGMHWGWQGGYVFAALEGRWRGPDGTMGGYSYHLANDEHLMTVELPVNLDLSRDQTLHLKLDLKPVFEGMEIGETNASTHSRPEDALAGELCAKLVAAFRVESVAPTPSRAEVAAKVNARIAPGATPYRFTYPAGFPRPDLPADNPLTNEGVAFGRHLFQDTRLSGNGTQSCASCHVADQGLGDSRRFSVGAFGDTGTRQAMPLFNLAWKSSFFWDGRAPTVRAQVLQPIENPVEMHAALPEVVSRLSADPKCRAMAAAAFGSEEIDSDLVARALEQFLLTRVSGNSKFDRAMRGEDSLSEEEARGERLFNTEYDPARGLRGADCFHCHGGPMFQSLAFANNGLDAEPEDAGRSAVTGHAGDRGKFAVPTMRNIALTAPYMHDGRFATLEEVVDHYSGGVKRSDTLDANLAKHPAGGLNLSPQDKRALVAFLRALTDEDFPTGN; the protein is encoded by the coding sequence GTGAAAACCCTCTCCCTCCTTTTCACCGCCATCCTCGCCGGGTTGAACTGCGCGGAGGCCCAGCACCGGCTCGACGTGGAAGTTCTGCCGTGCTTCGGCCCCGCGCCGCTCGCCTTCGATACCCTGGGTCTGGAAACGGGGACACGCAGGAGCGTTTCCGTGACCCGCTGCGACCTGCTGCTCTCCGCGGCCGCGTTGCAGCGCGAGGATGGCGGCTGGATCGGGGTGGAGAAATGGTCGGCCTACCTTGGTCTTCGGGACGGGCGCAACCACTTCGCGCTGGTGAACGCGCCGGACGGGAAGTTCACCCGCCTGCGTTTCCACATCGGCGTGCCGCCGCAGATCAACCACGGCGATCCCTCCCGCTATCCGCCGCGTCATCCGCTCAACCCGCTGGTCAATGGCATGCACTGGGGATGGCAGGGCGGCTACGTGTTCGCGGCCTTGGAGGGGCGCTGGCGCGGGCCGGATGGCACGATGGGAGGGTATTCCTATCACCTCGCGAACGATGAGCACCTGATGACGGTGGAGCTGCCGGTGAACCTCGATCTCTCCCGCGACCAAACGCTGCATCTCAAGCTCGACCTCAAGCCGGTGTTCGAAGGCATGGAGATCGGCGAGACGAACGCGTCCACCCACTCGCGGCCCGAGGATGCCTTGGCCGGGGAGCTGTGCGCGAAACTGGTGGCTGCCTTCCGCGTGGAAAGCGTGGCTCCCACCCCGAGCCGAGCCGAGGTCGCGGCGAAGGTGAACGCGCGCATCGCGCCCGGTGCCACGCCGTATCGTTTCACCTATCCCGCGGGCTTCCCGCGTCCGGACCTGCCGGCGGACAATCCGCTCACCAACGAGGGCGTGGCGTTCGGCCGCCATCTGTTCCAGGACACCCGCCTCAGCGGAAACGGCACGCAGTCGTGCGCGTCCTGCCACGTGGCGGACCAGGGGCTGGGGGATTCGCGGCGTTTCAGCGTCGGGGCGTTCGGCGACACCGGCACGCGCCAGGCGATGCCGCTGTTCAATCTCGCGTGGAAGTCGTCGTTCTTCTGGGACGGCCGCGCGCCGACGGTGCGGGCGCAGGTGCTCCAGCCGATCGAAAACCCGGTGGAGATGCACGCGGCCCTGCCGGAGGTGGTGTCGCGGCTTTCTGCGGACCCGAAGTGCCGGGCGATGGCCGCTGCCGCGTTCGGATCGGAAGAGATCGACAGTGACCTGGTCGCGCGGGCGCTGGAGCAGTTCCTGCTCACGCGGGTATCCGGAAACTCGAAGTTCGACCGGGCGATGCGTGGCGAGGATTCGCTGAGCGAGGAGGAGGCGCGGGGCGAGCGCTTGTTCAACACCGAGTATGATCCCGCCCGCGGCCTGCGCGGGGCGGATTGCTTCCATTGCCACGGCGGGCCGATGTTCCAGAGCCTGGCCTTCGCCAACAACGGCCTCGATGCCGAGCCGGAGGACGCCGGACGCTCGGCGGTCACCGGCCACGCGGGCGACCGCGGGAAGTTCGCCGTGCCGACGATGCGGAACATCGCGCTCACCGCGCCCTACATGCATGACGGTCGCTTCGCCACGCTCGAGGAGGTGGTCGACCACTACAGCGGCGGCGTGAAGCGGAGCGACACGCTCGACGCGAACCTCGCGAAGCATCCGGCGGGCGGGCTCAACCTTTCGCCGCAGGACAAGCGCGCGCTGGTGGCGTTCCTGCGCGCTCTAACCGATGAGGATTTTCCAACAGGAAACTGA
- a CDS encoding zinc ribbon domain-containing protein → MKIFRPSLTDIYNQIRVSQAAPDLTDIGSRIQSLETQVEHLRALNRALVEYLADHVNLSPQAFLDQLSKEHPKQDAEHTLHCPSCGTLIASDAKACYSCGMKVGTDTYILG, encoded by the coding sequence ATGAAGATCTTCCGTCCCTCCCTGACCGACATCTACAACCAGATCCGGGTCAGCCAGGCCGCGCCCGATCTGACGGATATCGGCAGCCGAATCCAAAGCCTCGAAACCCAGGTCGAGCACCTGCGCGCCCTCAACCGCGCCTTGGTCGAATATCTCGCGGACCACGTGAACCTCTCCCCGCAGGCGTTCCTCGACCAGCTTTCCAAAGAACATCCGAAGCAGGACGCCGAACACACCCTGCACTGCCCGTCCTGCGGCACGCTCATCGCCAGCGACGCGAAGGCCTGCTATTCCTGCGGAATGAAGGTGGGCACGGATACCTACATTCTCGGCTGA
- a CDS encoding HAMP domain-containing sensor histidine kinase, translating to MSLRKSIRWRIQSWHGLLLFAVIGGFCITSYRLEHANQLRMADHELEIRLTAIGAALTQGAGGSTAGGPPPYGNPGGGPPNGNRGNPGGAGGNNGRPQRAGGAQPGRPANGGYVAANQGRPADDELPPDDFGDFEELFDEPQGGNGPMPGDGPGRSGSAQAPPPQGPPPGFSSNQMKAFFNTKDPEPYYYVTWTRRNTLLDASSAAPANVPRPPGDDPAFAKGIRTRDGVREAFLFTPPGECLLVGRSLAGINGDMTDFAWKLAGIGGSVLVAGLAIGWWIASRAMRPISDISAAATRIAAGHFDERIRTEETESELGKLATLLDDTFQRLDTAFDEQARFTSDAAHELRTPVSIILGQAQLALSKERSPGDYRAAFEICQRAAKRMHGLIESLLQLSVLDAAPHQTDVRLCDLAELTHDHTIMMQVVAAEKNIRLREELSPAPCHANPDQIGQILMNLLTNAVKYSPEGAEVRAVTRVEGDFAVVSVRDNGPGIPAEHLPHLFDRFYRADTSRNRSTGGAGLGLAICKRIADAHNATLTVESVVGMGTAFTLRVPMQKP from the coding sequence ATGAGTCTGAGAAAATCCATCCGCTGGCGCATCCAGTCGTGGCACGGCCTGCTGCTGTTCGCCGTCATCGGGGGATTTTGCATCACCTCCTACCGGTTGGAGCACGCCAACCAGCTCCGCATGGCCGACCACGAGCTGGAGATCCGCCTCACCGCCATCGGAGCCGCGCTGACCCAGGGCGCGGGTGGCTCCACCGCAGGCGGTCCACCGCCCTACGGCAATCCCGGCGGAGGCCCTCCCAATGGCAATCGGGGCAATCCCGGCGGAGCGGGCGGCAACAACGGGCGGCCCCAGCGCGCCGGAGGAGCCCAGCCCGGCCGCCCGGCTAACGGCGGCTACGTCGCCGCCAACCAAGGCCGCCCCGCAGACGACGAACTGCCACCGGACGATTTCGGCGACTTCGAGGAGCTCTTCGATGAGCCGCAGGGGGGCAACGGCCCGATGCCTGGCGACGGCCCCGGCCGCAGCGGCTCCGCCCAGGCTCCGCCGCCCCAAGGCCCGCCTCCCGGCTTCAGCAGCAACCAGATGAAGGCGTTCTTCAACACCAAGGATCCCGAGCCCTACTACTACGTCACCTGGACCCGGCGGAACACCTTGCTGGATGCCTCCTCGGCAGCACCCGCCAATGTGCCTCGTCCCCCTGGTGATGACCCGGCCTTCGCCAAGGGCATCCGCACCCGCGATGGCGTCCGCGAGGCCTTCCTATTCACCCCGCCCGGCGAATGCCTGCTGGTCGGCCGCTCGCTGGCCGGCATCAACGGTGACATGACCGACTTCGCCTGGAAGCTGGCCGGCATCGGCGGCAGCGTACTGGTCGCAGGGCTCGCCATCGGCTGGTGGATCGCCTCCCGCGCCATGCGCCCGATCTCCGACATCAGCGCCGCCGCCACCCGCATCGCCGCCGGACACTTCGACGAGCGCATCCGCACTGAGGAAACCGAGAGCGAGCTCGGCAAGCTCGCCACCCTCCTCGACGACACCTTCCAGCGCCTCGACACCGCCTTCGACGAACAGGCGCGTTTCACCTCCGACGCCGCCCACGAGCTCCGCACGCCGGTGTCCATCATCCTCGGCCAAGCCCAGCTCGCCCTTTCCAAGGAGCGCAGCCCCGGAGATTACCGCGCCGCCTTTGAAATTTGCCAGCGCGCCGCCAAGCGCATGCACGGCCTGATCGAGTCCCTGCTCCAGCTCTCCGTGCTCGATGCCGCCCCGCATCAAACGGACGTCCGCCTCTGCGACCTCGCCGAGCTCACCCACGACCACACGATCATGATGCAGGTGGTGGCGGCGGAGAAAAACATCCGCCTCCGCGAGGAACTCTCGCCCGCCCCCTGCCACGCCAATCCCGACCAGATCGGCCAGATTCTGATGAATCTCCTCACCAACGCGGTGAAATACAGCCCGGAGGGAGCCGAAGTCCGCGCCGTGACCCGGGTGGAGGGCGATTTCGCCGTGGTCTCGGTGCGCGACAACGGCCCGGGCATTCCCGCCGAGCATCTCCCGCATCTCTTCGACCGCTTTTACCGCGCCGATACATCCCGCAACCGCTCGACCGGCGGCGCGGGCCTCGGCTTGGCGATCTGCAAACGCATCGCCGACGCCCACAATGCCACGCTCACCGTGGAGAGCGTGGTCGGCATGGGCACGGCCTTCACCCTGCGCGTCCCGATGCAGAAGCCGTAA
- a CDS encoding SDR family oxidoreductase: MSDPASTPPPHQDYPQAVIPAIPPRRHLEGQTALVTGASSGIGRAVAISLGQAGANVAVNYSSKADAALEVVKEIEAAGARAIAVKADVSKEDEVLAMFDAIRAEFGTLDILVNNAGLQVDAPFIDMTLAQWQKVIDVNLTGQFLCAREAVREFKKRGVRPEISCAAGKIICMSSVHEVIPWAGHVNYASSKGGVMLMMKSIAQEVAPWRIRVNSIAPGAIRTPINTAAWDTPEHYAALMKLVPYKRIGEPEEIGRAAVWLASDDSDYIHGITLFVDGGMTLYPGFETGG, translated from the coding sequence ATGTCGGATCCAGCATCCACCCCGCCGCCCCATCAGGACTATCCACAGGCGGTGATCCCCGCCATTCCTCCGCGGCGGCACCTTGAAGGGCAGACCGCCCTCGTCACCGGGGCCAGCTCGGGCATCGGGCGGGCGGTGGCCATCTCGCTTGGCCAGGCCGGCGCGAATGTCGCTGTGAACTATTCCTCGAAGGCGGACGCCGCCCTGGAGGTGGTGAAGGAAATCGAAGCCGCCGGCGCCCGCGCCATCGCCGTGAAGGCGGACGTTTCCAAGGAGGACGAGGTGCTGGCGATGTTCGACGCGATCCGCGCCGAGTTCGGCACGCTCGACATCCTGGTCAACAACGCCGGACTCCAGGTCGACGCGCCATTCATCGACATGACGCTCGCCCAATGGCAGAAGGTCATCGACGTGAACCTCACCGGCCAGTTCCTCTGCGCCCGCGAGGCCGTGCGCGAGTTCAAGAAACGCGGCGTGCGCCCGGAAATCTCCTGCGCCGCCGGGAAGATCATCTGCATGAGCTCCGTCCACGAGGTCATCCCGTGGGCCGGACACGTGAACTACGCCAGTTCCAAGGGCGGCGTGATGCTCATGATGAAGAGCATCGCCCAGGAGGTCGCGCCATGGCGCATCCGCGTCAACTCGATCGCCCCCGGCGCGATCCGCACCCCGATCAACACCGCCGCCTGGGACACACCGGAGCATTACGCCGCGCTCATGAAACTGGTGCCCTACAAGCGCATCGGCGAGCCCGAGGAAATCGGCCGGGCCGCCGTATGGCTGGCCAGCGATGACTCCGATTACATCCATGGCATCACCCTGTTCGTCGATGGCGGAATGACCCTCTATCCGGGATTCGAAACCGGGGGTTGA